In the Halobellus litoreus genome, ATGCTGGCTCAAAATTTGATCCGGAGTGAGGAACATCATCTTCGAAGACGTGCGCCATCTCGTGTGTGAAAAATGTCACGCTGGAACGACTTCCCTTTGGATGTGCAAGGATGTGTTTCCCGCTTGCTCCAGAATCCGGTGGTTCGCTGTGAATCGCAATTATTCGATGATCTTGCAGGTTGTTCGGGGGGCCGGGTGCGGCTTCAGCTGCATCGATACTCTCCTGAATCCTTTCCCACCTTTTCGCATTGTCTCCCCCCTTCGTTTCCTCCCACGATTTTTGTATAGTTATCCAGCCGTATACCTTCGTTCCGTCAAGGTTGATTTTGCCGCGTGAGATATCACGCCAATAATCAGCGACCAACTGCTTGCCTGCTCCGGACTCTGTGAGAAGATCCTCGTAATAACTCACAGAATATGGTTCGTCCGGATTAATTCGTTTGCCAACCGTACCATCATTGTTAATCTCATGAAGATGACCTTGGCCATTTGATTCTTTCAGGAGTGAGAGATATGTCTGGTTACCTGGTTGATAGATATTGATGCCTGTCCAGCCACTGGTCCAGTCGTAGGTTCCCACACGGCGACCGATGGTCCCATTGGCGTTCATCTCTTGAATATGGACCTGCCCGGTGGACTCTTTAAGTAAGAATAGGTAGGTCGTTCCCGCAACCTCGTAGAACTCGGCTGTCGTCCAACCGCTTGTCCAATCATCGGTTTCAACTCGACCGCCCACCGTTCCGTCGGCGTTCATTTCTTGAATGTGGACCTGCCCGGTGGACTCTTTGAGCAGGAACAAGTATGTCGTACCCCCACTCTCGTAGAATTCGGCTGTCGTCCAACCGCCTGTCCAGTGGTAGTCTTCAACCCGATCGCCAACCGTTCCGTCGGCGTTCATTTCTTGAACGTGGACTTGCCCATTGGACTCTTTGAGCAGGAACAAGTACGTCGTCCCCCCACTCTCGTAGAATTCGGTGGTCGTCCAACCACCTGTCCAGTGGTGGTCTTCAACCCGATCGCCCACTGTTCCATCAGCATTCATTTCTTGAATGTGGACTCGGCCGGAGGCCTCTTTGAGCAAGAATAGGTAAGTCGTTCCCGCAACCTCGTAGAACTCGGCCGTCGTCCAGCCGCTCGTCCAATTATATTCCTCATTCAAAAATGAAATATATCCATATTTCTTAGATATATCGTATATTTTCGAATTTCCATTAGAACTTTTCAAGAGGAATAGGTAGGTATAGCCGCCAATTTTGAATGTTTGGGTTGTCGTCCAACCATCCGTCCATTTCTTTTTGAAGTTTGTGAGTAAAACTGTGAATTTCTGTGATCCCTCGATTGTCATTGAAACAACTATTCGACATACCAGGAGATAAATATCATCATTATTTATATTTTGAGTGAATGGAGGAGTACTCTAAGTCAAGGCCTGTATAAGGACCGTCCACTATCTCTAATTTCCTGACTATACCCTCTATATTCAGCAGGAGACTCTTAGCATATTTCGGATAAGTCGATAACCGGTTCGGTACCGGCTTCATCTGAATTGAGCGATTACTGGGAGAAAGCATCAAAAATAGATAATTTCTATAGCTCAATTTCCCTATTAGGTATCGATCTCTGAAGAATACGTTTCACCGGGAATAAAAACGGGAAGGTCGGTATCCCTTGTTTCCCGGCTGAGGTTATCGAACCACCGGCGAACTGTCTGATGGAGATTCTTTTTCGATCCGAAGGTATCGTACTGGACGTCGTACCCCTTCGGAAGTTCATCGATCGTCGCACTCCCGAAGTTTTTGTCTCGATAGATCGCGATCCGCTGGCCAGGTTTGTGTGTGGTCGCAGGGTTGCCGCGTCGAAGGTGGAACTCGCCGAGGATGCCACCTGTTTCCGCACCGACCCCAGTCGTTAGCCCGCCACGCGTGAAGAGGAATATAACCGCGTCGCTGTGCGCAGCAAACGCTACCGATTGAGCCAGTGGGTCCATTCCAGTGATTTCCGGATCGTCTGCGTCCCTCTCTTTATTGTGGTTTTCCGCCTGCTGGTGAGTCGGGATGTCGATATCGGTGGCGATGAACGCTCGACAGTTGTGTTCGTGTCGAAGTTCGCGACAAAAGTCCCGCAGTGCTTCTTCCATACTGCTGTTCCCGTTCTCGTCGACGTGTTCCTCGGGATCGAAGAGCGGATCTTTCTGGAACGGTGTTCGGAGTTGGTCGGCGTCGTCGTACGCCTTCTCCGCATTAAACGCCGTGTAGGGGCCCATCACGTACACCGTGAAGTCGTTGTGCGGCCCGATCTTAGGGGGCTCTGGTGCTTGTTCAGCGAGAATATCAGATATTGGGCGACCGTCGTACCGAAAATCCGTATCGCCATCGAACATTACCTCTCGAATAGATCTACCTCGTCAAAAGAGTGGGCGTTGTGCCTCTTCCCACCTGCTTAATATCAATATAAAATAAAGAAATATTTCTTTGTAATCGGTAGAATCATACTGCAGCGCGTTCTACGAGTAACCAACGATGTCCTCTGAATCCACTCACCCGACACCAGACCCCGACGAGAGCGGCTTGAAACAGTACGTCGAGGAGCAATTGTTCGGCAACAGTATGGGCACGCTCTCGGATCACGTCGCCCGAAAAGCCGCCCTCGGCGATTCGAGGCGATACGCTATCCTCTATTACCTTTGGGACCGGGAGGAAGTCGCTCGCAAGGAGCTGGCCAGCGCGATCGACGATCCGCAGTTCGACCTCACGCACCACTTGGGGAAACTCATCGAAGCGGGTCTCGTCGCTCGAACCGGCGCGCCCGAAGACGAGGACAGCCGGCAGACGTTCTACCGGATCACGCATATCGGCCGCCAGGAAGTTGCATCCGATATCGAGAACGTCACCGGTTCTAAACCGCAATAGCGGCGATAATCGTCGAAACGATGTTCCTCAACCGCCCCGAAGAACGAACGGATCCAACGCTCCTTGCGGAAGGGTTGAGAGCACTGGATCGTTCCCGCGACTGCGATCGCTTCTCCTGCCTGTATTGAACGAACCCCAACCTGGAAAGTCGTTCTATGACACCCTAATAGATACGTCCACGCTGAAATCAGAAGCTGGGTACTTAGGTGTACGACGAACCACGGCCTCTGAGGTCGCCAAGCACCTCTTGGCGCTGCTGCATTTTGTCTTCTTTCGATCGAACGTCGTAATGCTGGTCGATAATAGCCGGCGAGACGTTACACCGGTCACTGACTACTTCGACCGGAATGCCGGCCCGAAGCAACTGCGTGATGTATCCCCGACGAATCGGATGAGGCGTCACGCTTGACGGACACCGGGAAGCCCGGGCTTCGTTGTTTGCTGCCTCGCAGTCGTCCGGGTCACGGTCGTGCGGACACTCCCGTCCGGTAGCGCACGGCCGCGACCACCGGTAGACGTAGGCCCGAATGGTTGAGGTCGCTACGCGACCCCGCTGTGTTGCCAGAAGCGGTTTTCGCTGATAATCGTCCACGACGTCCGGCCGCCGTCGTTCGAGATAATCGTCGATCACTTCGCACGCCGCTTCGCTGATGGCAACCCGACGCTCTCCCGGTTTCTTGTTCTTGATCGGCGTCTCTGACTCCGGCCGGTGATGGATTTCGAGGTGGGGCGTCTCCGTATCCGTCTGGTAGTCCTCGACGTCGAGCGCACGGGCTCCCCCGAGGCGTACCCCCGTCTCCGTCAGGATGACCCAACAGACGTGCTCCGTCGTGGCGTACTCGTAGCGTTCGAGGTATGCGAGCACTTCCTGCGCTCGGTCCGCGCTGAGGACTGTGTCCCGTGCGTTCTCGCCATTGTCCAAGTTCGGCGAGTCAACCTTGCGGTACAGTCCCGACTCGACGGCGTCGATAGTCTCACACCACTCGATGAATACCCGAAGTGAGTCCATCTGCGTCTTCTCACTGACGACGTTCAGATCCTCCCGTCGCCACACGCGGAACTCGTGCAGGTCGCGTGCAGAGAGCTGATCGAGGCTATCGATGTCTTGGTCTGCACACCAGTCGACGAAGAAGCCGATCCGGGAGCGATGGGCGTCGACGGTCGCCTGTTGGCAGTCGCGGGCCTTATCATCGAGGTAGAGTTCTAACGCCCGTTCCGGGGAAATCGGTTCGAGCGATTCGGTCGTCTGGTCAAGCACCTCCTCCAAGCGCGCCTCCAGACTGTCAGGGTCTGCTACGGTTGGAACGTCGTTAGACACGATTACTCCAGCCCATTGAATATCCCGTCGATGAACTGATTCGGCGGTTCCTCGCGTGTCGTGCGGATTGACTCGTCGAGATCCGAGGTGGCAGACGATTCGAGTGCTTGAAGACCGCGGGGGTTCCGGTCGATGTGCTCTTCGGTGATCGTCTCAAGGTATACAAATACCGTGACATCACACTCCTCGGCGGCAAGCGTGAGCTTGTCCTTCGTGTCTGAATCGATACGAGCAGCGACCGATTCTGTGGGGGTTCTCACGTCACAAGCCCTGGCCGGGTTCACACATATAGATTGGTCAAAAATTGGGGTTGGTGGTTCGATATCCACCAATTATTTGAGATTGAAGCTATTGATCGGACCTAATCTGATTAATATAAAAATCAATCGACCAATTCTGGTGGCAGATCTGAATCCCGTTACCAACCCCAGTGGATGTCTGTCAAGTGCTCCGCCAATTCACGTTTACGAGTGACCGATTACGTCGAATCGCCACACAGCACAGTGATATTGGTCTCCCACGATCCACAGGGAACTTCAGTCTATTGCGATAGTTCCCTCAATACGCGGCGGATCCGTAGCGTGGTCTGTCCTCGCGCGACACTGCCGCGCCAAGTTGCTCAGCTATCCAGTCAAATAGCGTAACAGCGGGATCCTGAAACGGTAGCCGGATCATAGTGACCGGAAATAATTGGTGTGAATGTGACGTAACAAGCGGTTACCAGTGTATTAGTCGGATCTCGTTATTCGAGACAACTGATGATCTACTCGGATCTACTCTCGGTTTTCGACGGACCGATACGATCAGCAGAACTAACACAATATCCAGATTGGCATAACCTGTGGAGACCAGTAACGGCCTTCAACACAATCAGCCCGTGGAGGGGCCGTTGGAAGTGACGGTCCGTGACGTCGACACCGATCCAGCATCTCCTTGAGATGTAGAACTCATTGCAACAGAATTACAATATCGTCTGTGATTCAAAACGGACTGGGGGAGGGGGGTGCGTCCGACAAGACGGATTGGATGTAAGGCACCCACGTAGTGAGTCCGATACACCGATGAAATCGCTCAGCAGTCAGTTGGATCCGAGCGCAGAAAGTCGCGGTTCGAACTCCTCTTGGAATTCATCCATAGCATCAACCCCCCACTCAATCAGGTGGTCTCGCTGGTCGGCGGTTAGTTCGGTGATCGACCCGTCGATGTCTTTCGGCTGCTTGATTCGGAAGGCCTGTTTCTGGGGCAAACGTTCCCACTCTAACTCAACACCTAAATTCGTCTCAATATCCGTTCGTTCCCGTTTTATTGCTTCAAATATCTCTTCGTTGCGTTCCTTATCCGACGTGGAGATGTAGAGTTCGACGGAAAACTCTGGTCCCTGATGGAACACCCAGCCAAATCTAACCCCTGAAATTCCAGCACTGAACGTCAGATAGTTTCGAGGCCCGGGTTTGAGTTTGTACCACTTCGGGCGTCTCTGGGAGTATGCTTAGACCATCTCGGCGAAGAACTGCCGATAGCTTTGCTCGGAGTCGGAAAGAGATTCGTCACTAACCTCTCGTTCCCATTCGTTGGGCTCAACGACGACTTCAAACTCGAATCCACGTTCTTCGGATCCCTCGATACTCACGACGCGAGGTTTGATCGCGAAGAATTTCGCACCTTTCGGCCCGGTTTCGTTCAACCATTTGAGCACGCTCCGGTGCTCCGGTCGGAACTCCTCGGCGAGCCACATCGTGAATCCGGCATTCTTGCCGGACGAGTACGTCAGGAGCTTTCCCAAGTGATCGTGGTCTGTCCTATCGTATTGGTTCTCGATAACGACGGTCTCACCCGTGTTCATCTCCCGTGCAACGATGTCAGCCGAGAAGTCGCCAACGGCTTCCTCTGCCCGTGCATCCTCAATCTCTATCCCCAACTCCGACGCTAGCAAGTCGATGTTCTCCGTCAACCATCTCGTGAAGTCCCGTTCCTCGTTCTCCCACACCGAACGGAGGTTATGCTCTCGAATTCGCGAGATGTTCCGATCCATAGATACGTTTTCCAGGGGAGTTTAGATAAAACGTCGTTCACTACGGGTTCCTCAAGCACGCTCCGCTGAGACTCGTTGCTGGACGCAACCACTTCCCCTAGGGAAGACTGGCCCAGAGGCGTTCCACATTCAGAAACTACTAGTAGATGTAGCAGGGCGCTACAGGCTTCTGTTCGACTGTTGAACGAATCGTCCTTTCAGGTGTTCCAAGACCCGATTCTGAACACTGCTGAATACCTATGAAGAAGATTCATAGAGAGCTCACGAACCAATCGTACGATAATTCTATCGCCGGAAGATGTTGTACAGATAGGCTAGTCTTCGAGTGCGGCATTAAACAGCGCCGTGTCAGCGTATGATCTCCACTGAACGATCTTCCCGTCTTCGAAATCGAAGACGTGTGCGTTCGGGTATTCCACTGACTTCCCCGTCTTGCTAGCCGTACCACTCCACGTGAGAAGGACAACGACGGTATCACCGTCTGCGACGTATCGCTCTGGAACGACCGAAACATCCTCCCATTCAGTTCCTATCCTGGAAAAGACGTTCTCAACGATCTCGTCGAATCCGTGTTGCGTCCCGCCGCCGGCAATCCCCTTTGGTTCGTGTAACTCCACATCCGGATCCATGATGTCTCGGACGGTCTCGAAATCGCCCTCGGCGAACGAATCGTACAGTTCCTGTACTCTCTCGGTATTGGTCTTCTCCGTTTGTCTTGGCATGTAGATTATCCTCTATGCGATAGCCGGGAATATGGCCCCGCAGTGAGTCAGGCTATCACGGTTCCCGTCCCTGTTATTTCAGACCGCTGGCTGTATGTTGTGGTTGAGATGGAACACGTTCTCCGGGTCCCACTCGGCCTTGACAGCAGCGAGTCGGTCGTACACCTCATCACCGAATGCATCGTGAACGCGCTGTTCGCTTTCATCTTGGCTGATGAAGTTGACGTATGCGCCGCCGGTCGCCTGCGGCGTCAGGGCGTCGAACAGTTCACGTGCCCACGCGATGTGGGAGTCGTCCTCGTCCGCGTCGCGCCATCGTGACTGGATGTTCACCACCCACTCGGCGTCCCGATGCTGATACGGAGTCGAGTCAGCAGGACGACGCGTTATCTCACGCCCGAGTGCCATCATACCGATCGTCGTCTCCGGGGAGTCGATCGTGGTGGCGGACTCGCATATGATGTCGATCGCCTCGTCACTCATCTCCGGCAGGTAGTGTGCCTTCCAGTAGTTGCGTGCCCCGGCATTCGTCGCCCCATCGAACATGGTCTGGAACATTGTGTACGGCTTTGGCCCGACAGCGTCGGCGATCGGTGAGCCGATCTCGCGGATCGGCGCGAGCACGCTCTCACCTGTCTCTACATCGCCAGCGTACATTACAACCACCATGAGCACGAGCTCACCATGCACCTCCTCGGGGAGGAACGGGGCGGGCGGAGCTTTGCGGATGGCCATCATGCAGGCGACCTCGTCCGGTCCCTGGTCAATGGCTTCGGCAACCTCGCGCATCACCGGTGGAGCGTCAGTGATGCCGTAGACGACAGGCCCTGCGAGGACGGTCGGGTCGAGTTCGTGGAGGTCGAATTCGAAGGCCGTCACGACCCCGAAGTTGCCGCCGCCGCCGCGGAGTGCCCAAAACAGATTGGGATTCTCGCTCTCGCTAGCTGTGACGAACCGGCCGTCAGCAGTCACTAACTCGACCGACCGGAGGCTGTCCACAGTCAGCCCGAACGTGCGTGATAGGTGGCCGAACCCCCCACCGAGGGTCAGGCCAGCGACACCGGTCGAGGACACGTACCCGCCCGGGAGAACGAGCCCGTGTGCTTGCGCTTCGACGTCCACATCGTGGAGGAGAGTGCCAGGTTCGACCCACGCTGTCTGCTGCTCGGGATCGACGCGGACGGACTTCATCGCGGAGCAGTCGATCATCAGGCCGTCGTCACAGACGGCGTTCCCGGCGACGTTGTGGCCGCCGCCGTGGATAGCAACCTCCAACTCGTGATCGCGGGCGAACGCGACAGCCGCCATCACATCACTCGCCCCGAGCGGTTGGGTGATGATCGCCGGGTGCTTGTCGATCATGGCATTCCAGATCGAACGCGCCTCATCGTATCCCTCGTCCGTCGGGACGAGTACGTCACCTCTGAACCCGGTTCTGAGTGCGGTGATATCGTCGTCCGAGACCAGTGGCTGAGCCATTTCCGACATTATTATTCGTTATAAATAGGGGTGCCAACTACTTAGCCTCGTAGTGAGCTATGCTATCACGGATATCGACCCTGTGAATAGTGGGAGACATCAAGATTCGACTGCTCTGAATGCGCTTGCATCCCACGGATGCACCACCTCTCGCTCAGACATCTAACGAAAGGAACTACAGAATCTTGCTGGCCGCTGACCGGGGTCCAACACACTGCCTCGCGCTCAGTTCGTGCCGTCCTCTCCCTCGACCTCGTAGACGTCTTGCCACGTCTCCTCCCCGGCCTCGGATGGCTCCAAGTAGACGCGTCCGCGGGCCAGCTGTCCGTCCTCCACCTCAAAGATAATGACGCCCCACATGTCCAACGGTGTTCCGTCAATCTGTGTTCCCGAGTATCGGAACTCCGCCCAAACGGTAGTCCCGTCCTCCACCAGATTCAGAAGGGTCGCCTCAAAATCCGGGGTCGTTCGGAAGACGGTCTCCCACGTCTCGCGTACCTGGTCATGGCCGGTAAAGTTGCGCTCCGGATGGAGAGGTGTCTCCGTCTGGTAGTCCGGTGCGATCCATTCCAGCATCCCCTCAAGATCATGGTCATTCTGTGCCTCGACGACGCGTTTGACGATAGTGCCTGGACTTGTTCCCATACCTGTTCCAAGGAGCGACGCGGCGATAACCGTTCGTAAGCGATTCAGGCCCTCTATTCAGTAAGTCTGTTGAGATCCTCGAACGGTGATAGGGCACGTATCGTGCAGAATTTCCGAAGATAACTCACCATGGTAATCTTCGCGCGTCTACAGCGCCAGAATTTCAGGCACCGTGTGAACACGCCTCAGCTAGGTTATATACTCAGAGACCGTATCTAATAATAATTAAAGATTATGGCAGATACTGCAGCCAGTTCGCAGGTATTGACCTCGTCCACCAGTTCATGGACATCCACGGGCACGGGGAGGTGAACGACTCATGAGAATTCCCTGGAACATAGAATCCCATCTCAGGGAAGAGCAAGTGGCTACGGAAGTGGCCGATGGTGTCTACCAGCTCTGTTCGACCATGACCAACATGTACCTCATCGAGGACGATGATGGGCTGACATTGGTCGATGCAGGATTGCCTACTCAAATGGAACTACTGGAGGCCGGGCTCGAACGAATTGGGGCCGATATAACCGACATCAAGGCGGTGATTCTGACCCACGTAGATCCAGACCATATGGGACTGGCTGAACCGCTTCGGAAGGAGGGAATCCCCGTTTGGGTCCCCGAAGAGGGATATGAAACAGCGTTGGAAGGCGGACACAATCCACAGCTTGGATCCTTCCTCCTCTTGTGGCGACCCGCGTTTGCGCGATTTATCCGCGCACTGATGAAGGCTGGACTTACGAACGTGGAACCGA is a window encoding:
- a CDS encoding DUF7509 family protein → MFDGDTDFRYDGRPISDILAEQAPEPPKIGPHNDFTVYVMGPYTAFNAEKAYDDADQLRTPFQKDPLFDPEEHVDENGNSSMEEALRDFCRELRHEHNCRAFIATDIDIPTHQQAENHNKERDADDPEITGMDPLAQSVAFAAHSDAVIFLFTRGGLTTGVGAETGGILGEFHLRRGNPATTHKPGQRIAIYRDKNFGSATIDELPKGYDVQYDTFGSKKNLHQTVRRWFDNLSRETRDTDLPVFIPGETYSSEIDT
- a CDS encoding ArsR/SmtB family transcription factor, which translates into the protein MSSESTHPTPDPDESGLKQYVEEQLFGNSMGTLSDHVARKAALGDSRRYAILYYLWDREEVARKELASAIDDPQFDLTHHLGKLIEAGLVARTGAPEDEDSRQTFYRITHIGRQEVASDIENVTGSKPQ
- a CDS encoding tyrosine-type recombinase/integrase, which translates into the protein MSNDVPTVADPDSLEARLEEVLDQTTESLEPISPERALELYLDDKARDCQQATVDAHRSRIGFFVDWCADQDIDSLDQLSARDLHEFRVWRREDLNVVSEKTQMDSLRVFIEWCETIDAVESGLYRKVDSPNLDNGENARDTVLSADRAQEVLAYLERYEYATTEHVCWVILTETGVRLGGARALDVEDYQTDTETPHLEIHHRPESETPIKNKKPGERRVAISEAACEVIDDYLERRRPDVVDDYQRKPLLATQRGRVATSTIRAYVYRWSRPCATGRECPHDRDPDDCEAANNEARASRCPSSVTPHPIRRGYITQLLRAGIPVEVVSDRCNVSPAIIDQHYDVRSKEDKMQQRQEVLGDLRGRGSSYT
- a CDS encoding nuclear transport factor 2 family protein; the protein is MPRQTEKTNTERVQELYDSFAEGDFETVRDIMDPDVELHEPKGIAGGGTQHGFDEIVENVFSRIGTEWEDVSVVPERYVADGDTVVVLLTWSGTASKTGKSVEYPNAHVFDFEDGKIVQWRSYADTALFNAALED
- a CDS encoding FAD-binding oxidoreductase translates to MAQPLVSDDDITALRTGFRGDVLVPTDEGYDEARSIWNAMIDKHPAIITQPLGASDVMAAVAFARDHELEVAIHGGGHNVAGNAVCDDGLMIDCSAMKSVRVDPEQQTAWVEPGTLLHDVDVEAQAHGLVLPGGYVSSTGVAGLTLGGGFGHLSRTFGLTVDSLRSVELVTADGRFVTASESENPNLFWALRGGGGNFGVVTAFEFDLHELDPTVLAGPVVYGITDAPPVMREVAEAIDQGPDEVACMMAIRKAPPAPFLPEEVHGELVLMVVVMYAGDVETGESVLAPIREIGSPIADAVGPKPYTMFQTMFDGATNAGARNYWKAHYLPEMSDEAIDIICESATTIDSPETTIGMMALGREITRRPADSTPYQHRDAEWVVNIQSRWRDADEDDSHIAWARELFDALTPQATGGAYVNFISQDESEQRVHDAFGDEVYDRLAAVKAEWDPENVFHLNHNIQPAV
- a CDS encoding nuclear transport factor 2 family protein is translated as MGTSPGTIVKRVVEAQNDHDLEGMLEWIAPDYQTETPLHPERNFTGHDQVRETWETVFRTTPDFEATLLNLVEDGTTVWAEFRYSGTQIDGTPLDMWGVIIFEVEDGQLARGRVYLEPSEAGEETWQDVYEVEGEDGTN
- a CDS encoding MBL fold metallo-hydrolase translates to MRIPWNIESHLREEQVATEVADGVYQLCSTMTNMYLIEDDDGLTLVDAGLPTQMELLEAGLERIGADITDIKAVILTHVDPDHMGLAEPLRKEGIPVWVPEEGYETALEGGHNPQLGSFLLLWRPAFARFIRALMKAGLTNVEPIAEAHTFTDGQVLDVPGRPKVIHTPGHRKEHCSFWMEESRILFGSDALLTMDIMSGKAVDPEPVRGGNLMNYNKEQQMDSARKLGTLGHVTLLPGHVQPWEGDLGELYPPVESNPSVSSRSSVRDEGSDVLSEPKTEQARVEQ